A part of Prolixibacteraceae bacterium genomic DNA contains:
- a CDS encoding fumarate hydratase yields MAEFIYEKPFQLGKDTTEYRLLTKDYVELVEFDGRKILKVDPKGLELLAQEAMADVSFYLRKAHLQSVAKILQDPEATDNDRFVAHTMLLNSVVAAEGQLPTCQDTGTAIVVAKKGEDVYTGIDDGEALSRGIYTTYQDRNLRYSQVVPFTMFDEKNSGINLPAQIDIYSNQGNKYEFLFLTKGGGSGNKTYLYQETKALLNEEALTKFVKAKIKDLGTSACPPYHLALVIGGTSAEGNLATVKKASAGYLDNLPTEGNESGRAFRDLEWEAKVQKMCEEYGVGAQFGGKYFTHDVRVIRLPRHAASCPVGIGVSCSADRNVKGKITEDGIFLEQLEKNPSQFIPEHAPELVKAIDIDLDRPMEEVCAELSKYPVKTRLNLSGTLVVARDIAHAKIKEILDNGGEMPEYMKNHPVYYAGPAKTPEGMASGSFGPTTAGRMDPYTDLFQSNKGAMVMVAKGNRSQQVTDSCAKHGGFYLGSIGGPAAILAKTSIKSVEVIDFPELGMEAVRKIRIENFPAFIIVDDKGNDFFQEYKDR; encoded by the coding sequence ATGGCTGAATTTATTTACGAAAAGCCTTTTCAACTTGGTAAAGATACTACAGAGTATCGCTTATTAACCAAGGACTATGTGGAATTGGTGGAGTTTGATGGTAGAAAAATTTTGAAGGTAGATCCTAAAGGATTAGAACTTCTTGCACAAGAGGCAATGGCTGATGTATCTTTCTATTTGAGAAAGGCTCACTTGCAATCTGTCGCAAAGATTCTTCAAGATCCAGAGGCAACAGATAATGATCGTTTTGTTGCTCACACAATGTTGTTAAATTCAGTGGTTGCAGCCGAAGGGCAACTTCCAACATGTCAAGATACAGGTACTGCAATTGTTGTTGCAAAAAAAGGAGAGGATGTTTATACTGGTATAGATGATGGAGAAGCACTTTCTCGAGGAATCTACACCACATATCAGGATCGTAATTTAAGATATTCTCAAGTGGTGCCATTTACCATGTTTGATGAAAAAAACTCTGGTATTAACCTCCCTGCTCAGATTGATATCTATTCAAATCAAGGAAATAAGTATGAGTTCTTGTTTTTAACCAAAGGTGGTGGGTCAGGAAACAAAACATATTTATACCAAGAGACAAAAGCTCTTCTAAACGAGGAAGCACTAACTAAGTTTGTTAAGGCTAAGATAAAAGATTTAGGAACATCTGCTTGTCCTCCTTATCACTTGGCTCTTGTTATTGGTGGAACATCTGCTGAAGGTAACCTCGCTACAGTGAAAAAAGCTTCTGCTGGTTACTTAGATAATTTGCCAACTGAAGGTAATGAGAGTGGTCGTGCATTTCGTGACCTTGAATGGGAAGCAAAAGTGCAGAAGATGTGCGAAGAGTATGGTGTTGGTGCCCAGTTCGGAGGCAAATACTTTACTCATGATGTACGCGTAATTCGTCTGCCTCGTCATGCTGCTTCTTGTCCCGTAGGTATTGGTGTTAGTTGTAGTGCTGATCGTAATGTAAAAGGGAAAATAACTGAAGATGGGATCTTTTTAGAGCAATTAGAAAAGAACCCTTCTCAATTTATTCCTGAGCATGCTCCAGAATTGGTAAAGGCAATCGATATTGACCTTGATCGCCCAATGGAGGAAGTATGTGCAGAGCTTTCTAAATATCCTGTAAAAACACGATTGAATCTAAGTGGTACACTGGTGGTTGCTCGTGATATTGCTCATGCTAAAATCAAAGAGATTTTGGATAATGGAGGGGAGATGCCTGAGTATATGAAGAATCATCCTGTTTATTATGCTGGACCAGCTAAGACACCAGAAGGAATGGCTTCTGGAAGTTTTGGACCAACTACAGCTGGACGTATGGATCCTTATACAGATCTGTTCCAGAGCAATAAAGGTGCGATGGTAATGGTTGCAAAAGGAAACCGTTCACAACAAGTAACTGATTCTTGTGCAAAGCATGGTGGTTTCTACTTAGGGTCTATTGGTGGTCCTGCTGCAATTCTTGCTAAAACAAGCATCAAATCGGTAGAGGTAATTGATTTCCCTGAGTTAGGGATGGAAGCTGTTCGTAAGATCCGTATTGAGAACTTCCCTGCATTTATTATTGTAGATGATAAAGGGAATGATTTCTTTCAAGAGTATAAAGATCGATAG
- a CDS encoding leucine-rich repeat domain-containing protein produces the protein MKKIIILIYLITWLSPVMGMRNLPASQTDWEFTEITINGDKGISLNKYIGNDVSIEIPYSINSQKVLAICYENNRHRGLFDQSIINPNFTIEEVNLLNTDVKVIGAYTFAYCKSRNFRVHFNHSVEEIGKFCFKECTGMFNFQFPNQLNKLGPYCFAGCEDLSWTSVLPKGVTVIESGTFSGCKDLYATLKGDLLHDEVERIEAYAFYKCISIRGKLYLGNVNFIGEAAFSGCTTLMGDLIIPNSVVEMEPYAFSDCTGFNGIIKLSDNLKTIPHSAFTRDENITGDLTIPEGIKIVGAASFLDCKGLNGQLTLPSTLEEVKYSAFLNCHKLQGSINLSDKLYAIGFSSFENCTSLKGDLNFPSTLNTIGSKAFKNCTGLSGGLKFPESISELKGGTFRGCKNLDGELELHEKIRSIGEYCFDGCKNLKGRPKTKDAIHTIGAGAFRGCKSFERGSPLSSNIYKINDYTFTNSNYFKRDLFIPSKIEYIGYSAYQNTDGDSKGIKTLDLPKNLKTIGEQAFLGSTKTLKQITIHAVDPPAIKMWPAGTYSISRSHADEIIVFNKAAYKTTRLIVPKGSLAKYQNAKLWKRFINIEENKTTGIRDIDQTDIYKYCSNRKTLELSSYNEIHKIVCYNIMGNIILNIHPNTSIIPLPIRSNEIYLLQIILKDGTVLKDKLM, from the coding sequence ATGAAAAAAATAATTATTTTAATTTATCTAATCACATGGTTATCTCCTGTGATGGGCATGCGGAATCTCCCAGCATCACAAACAGATTGGGAATTTACTGAAATCACCATTAATGGAGACAAAGGTATAAGCCTCAACAAGTATATCGGCAATGATGTTTCTATTGAGATTCCTTATAGTATTAATTCACAAAAAGTTTTGGCAATATGTTATGAAAACAATAGACATCGAGGACTCTTTGACCAAAGTATTATCAACCCTAATTTTACGATTGAAGAAGTTAATCTATTAAATACAGATGTAAAAGTTATTGGTGCATACACATTTGCTTATTGTAAAAGTAGGAACTTTAGAGTACACTTTAATCACTCGGTAGAGGAAATTGGAAAATTCTGCTTTAAGGAGTGTACTGGCATGTTTAATTTTCAATTCCCAAATCAACTAAATAAGTTAGGCCCCTATTGTTTTGCTGGTTGTGAAGATTTATCATGGACTTCTGTACTTCCTAAAGGAGTAACAGTAATCGAATCAGGTACATTTTCAGGATGTAAAGATTTATATGCAACCCTTAAAGGAGACCTTCTTCACGATGAAGTTGAACGTATTGAGGCATATGCATTCTATAAATGCATTAGCATCCGAGGTAAATTATACCTTGGCAATGTTAACTTTATCGGAGAAGCCGCATTTTCTGGGTGTACAACTTTGATGGGAGATCTAATCATTCCCAATAGTGTTGTGGAGATGGAACCTTATGCATTTAGCGACTGTACAGGATTTAATGGAATAATTAAATTATCAGACAATCTGAAAACAATTCCACATTCTGCATTTACACGAGATGAAAATATTACTGGAGATTTAACCATTCCTGAAGGAATTAAAATAGTTGGCGCTGCATCCTTTTTAGACTGTAAAGGGTTAAATGGGCAATTAACTTTACCTTCGACATTAGAAGAGGTTAAATATTCCGCATTTTTAAACTGTCATAAGTTACAAGGCTCGATTAATCTATCAGATAAATTATATGCTATTGGGTTCTCTTCTTTTGAAAACTGCACTAGCTTAAAAGGAGACCTAAACTTTCCATCAACACTAAATACAATTGGCTCTAAAGCATTTAAGAACTGTACTGGGTTGAGTGGTGGTCTTAAGTTCCCAGAGTCAATATCAGAGCTTAAAGGAGGCACTTTTAGAGGATGTAAAAATTTAGATGGGGAGTTAGAACTCCACGAGAAGATTCGCTCCATAGGAGAATACTGTTTTGACGGTTGTAAAAACTTAAAGGGAAGACCAAAAACAAAAGATGCAATTCATACTATTGGAGCAGGAGCTTTTAGAGGTTGTAAAAGCTTTGAAAGAGGCAGTCCCCTCTCCTCTAATATTTACAAAATCAACGACTATACATTTACAAATAGCAACTACTTTAAACGAGATCTTTTCATTCCATCTAAAATTGAATATATTGGGTATAGTGCCTACCAAAATACAGATGGAGATAGTAAGGGTATCAAGACATTAGATTTACCAAAGAATCTAAAGACCATAGGAGAACAAGCATTTCTAGGTAGTACGAAAACACTAAAACAGATAACGATTCATGCAGTAGATCCTCCTGCCATCAAGATGTGGCCAGCAGGCACTTATTCTATTAGTCGATCGCACGCAGACGAAATAATTGTTTTCAACAAGGCTGCTTATAAAACAACAAGGCTGATAGTACCTAAAGGATCGCTTGCAAAGTATCAGAATGCGAAACTATGGAAACGTTTTATTAATATAGAAGAGAATAAAACGACAGGAATTAGGGATATAGACCAAACAGATATCTATAAGTATTGTAGCAATAGAAAAACGTTAGAGTTAAGCTCCTATAATGAAATTCACAAGATTGTATGTTACAATATAATGGGAAATATCATCTTGAATATTCATCCTAATACAAGCATAATTCCGCTTCCAATTAGATCAAATGAGATTTATCTACTTCAAATTATATTAAAAGATGGCACTGTTTTAAAGGACAAATTGATGTAA
- a CDS encoding AraC family transcriptional regulator, with protein sequence METHNLESKDRDIFIRPISYKNHYDFSKIHRHTYYEILLFENGAGGNQVIDFEQFSIENDMLYMVAPNQAHLIQRKMSEDGCIIQFSQKIIESCLPYLSSAILFTLRNQNSLKLEHDTTRRLLEYMGILDQLLKDSNGVFNEKIKLFLSFFLCDLHERLQGGNEKEVSTLTLRFIDEVQKHFKEDRNIRNYADRLFVSTTTLSKQIKGDIDKTPLEIVHEYLIVEIKRLMIIEKFSHKEISHYLHFDSQSSYSRFVVKMTGLKPSDLFNSL encoded by the coding sequence ATGGAGACACATAACCTCGAATCAAAAGATAGAGATATATTCATTCGTCCTATCTCTTACAAAAATCACTATGACTTTTCAAAGATTCATCGTCATACATATTATGAGATACTGCTCTTTGAAAATGGTGCAGGAGGAAATCAGGTCATTGATTTTGAGCAATTCTCCATAGAGAATGATATGCTCTATATGGTTGCTCCAAACCAAGCTCATTTAATCCAACGTAAAATGAGTGAAGATGGATGTATTATTCAATTTTCCCAAAAGATCATTGAGTCATGTTTGCCATACCTTTCCTCTGCAATTCTTTTTACACTAAGAAACCAAAATTCTTTAAAATTAGAACATGATACAACAAGGCGGCTACTAGAGTATATGGGAATCCTAGATCAGCTATTAAAAGACAGCAATGGAGTATTTAATGAAAAGATAAAACTATTTTTATCTTTCTTTTTATGTGACCTACACGAACGATTACAAGGAGGTAATGAAAAAGAGGTCTCTACATTAACTTTACGATTTATTGATGAGGTACAGAAACACTTTAAGGAAGATCGCAATATACGAAACTATGCAGATCGTTTATTTGTTTCTACAACGACTCTGAGTAAACAAATTAAAGGAGATATTGACAAAACACCATTGGAGATTGTACATGAATATTTGATTGTTGAGATAAAGCGTCTAATGATTATAGAGAAGTTTTCTCATAAAGAAATTAGCCATTATCTCCATTTTGATAGCCAAAGCTCCTATTCACGATTTGTCGTGAAAATGACGGGTCTGAAACCTTCCGATCTATTCAACTCTTTATAA
- the hemH gene encoding ferrochelatase — protein sequence MSRKSVGVLLINLGTPESTSVKDIRKYLKEFLMDPRVIDISTWKRWLLVNGIIAPFRAPKVQKEYLKLALPEGLPLRIISEDLERQLQENTDFEVVLAMRYGAPSIASQLDILRDKMVDQIIILPLFPQYASATNGTAIEEVFRCIKGWNVIPNMRVISYFHDHPLYIKAMTNKIKRDLDHHQPDHLLFSFHGIPVSQLKSLGNHCKCIQSTTHCDVCSVYCYRSACFQTASLIAKELGISEKDYSVAFQSRLGKTPWIEPYTDQTIKQLAKQYKKLHVVAPSFVTDCLETTIEIGEQYRELYYSFDGEQFTWTESLNQDKEWIEALSQIIQEKVVS from the coding sequence ACATTAGAAAATATCTAAAAGAATTTTTAATGGACCCACGAGTCATTGATATATCTACATGGAAACGCTGGTTGCTTGTCAATGGTATCATTGCTCCTTTTAGGGCTCCTAAAGTTCAAAAAGAGTATCTCAAACTTGCATTACCTGAGGGGTTGCCACTGCGTATCATCAGTGAAGACCTTGAACGACAATTACAGGAGAACACGGACTTCGAAGTAGTGTTGGCCATGAGGTATGGTGCTCCTAGCATAGCGTCACAGCTAGATATTTTACGTGATAAGATGGTAGATCAGATCATTATACTTCCACTATTTCCACAATATGCATCTGCAACTAACGGCACTGCTATAGAGGAGGTATTTCGCTGTATTAAAGGATGGAATGTTATTCCAAATATGAGAGTGATATCCTATTTTCATGATCATCCATTGTATATTAAAGCGATGACTAACAAAATAAAAAGAGATTTAGATCATCATCAACCGGATCACCTTTTGTTTAGTTTTCATGGAATTCCTGTAAGCCAACTTAAATCACTTGGAAACCATTGTAAATGTATCCAATCCACAACACATTGTGATGTATGTTCAGTTTATTGTTACCGTTCAGCATGCTTTCAAACGGCATCTCTTATTGCAAAAGAGTTAGGCATTTCGGAGAAAGATTATAGTGTGGCTTTCCAAAGTCGATTAGGAAAAACACCATGGATTGAACCATATACAGACCAGACTATCAAACAGCTAGCGAAACAGTATAAAAAACTTCATGTGGTAGCTCCATCGTTTGTTACTGATTGTCTTGAAACCACTATTGAAATTGGAGAACAGTATAGGGAGTTGTACTACTCTTTCGATGGGGAGCAGTTTACTTGGACCGAAAGCCTTAATCAAGACAAAGAGTGGATTGAAGCTTTATCTCAGATTATACAGGAAAAGGTCGTTTCATAA